The proteins below come from a single Eucalyptus grandis isolate ANBG69807.140 chromosome 3, ASM1654582v1, whole genome shotgun sequence genomic window:
- the LOC104438489 gene encoding myb family transcription factor EFM isoform X1, which yields MASPSELTLECKPQSYSMLLKSFGDHHAADQTQKLEEFLARLEEERLKIDAFKRELPLCMQLLTNAVEVSKQQLQAYRANSGPRPVLEEFIPLKNSSSEGSEKTPNLSDKATWMTSAQLWSQTSNDNPNKQQSLAPKETDIGFNVSPKFSLENKSRNGGAFLPFSKERNGSCPSPSLRALPELALGSPDKEMEDKKYPEAENGNGVSCVRRDGCSKIGNGEVGKGTVSSAEVQIPATANASNTNTTAANGQTHRKARRCWSPDLHRRFVNALQMLGGSQAVATPKQIRELMKVDGLTNDEVKSHLQKYRLHTRRPSPSPQTAGSAAPQLVVLGGIWVPPDYATAVAHGNTSPLYGAHPSAHASPHYCTPPGMPQEFYSAAASHHEAVHHHPLHGHHHQIQVYKGTSHPQPQSSPESGMRGGGGDGQSESIEDGKSESSSWKGDSGDHVNGGDQRNGLITMRDDNNEESNGSEITLKFYDK from the exons ATGGCTTCTCCTTCCGAACTAACCCTAGAGTGCAAGCCCCAGAGCTATTCCATGCTCCTGAAGTCATTCGGCGACCACCACGCCGCCGACCAAACCCAGAAGCTCGAGGAGTTCCTCGCCCGCCTCGAGGAGGAGCGTCTCAAGATCGACGCGTTCAAGCGCGAGCTCCCGCTCTGCATGCAGCTCCTCACCAATG CTGTAGAGGTATCAAAGCAACAGCTTCAAGCCTATAGAGCAAATTCAGGACCAAGGCCTGTTCTTGAAGAATTCATACCATTGAAAAATTCATCATCTGAGGGCTCTGAGAAGACACCAAACCTATCTGATAAGGCAACCTGGATGACATCTGCTCAATTATGGAGCCAAACGAGCAACGATAACCCCAACAAGCAACAATCATTGGCGCCTAAAGAAACCGACATCGGCTTCAACGTCAGCCCGAAGTTCAGTTTGGAAAACAAATCCAGGAACGGAGGAGCCTTCCTTCCGTTCTCCAAGGAGCGCAACGGGTCATGCCCAAGCCCAAGCTTGAGGGCTCTTCCGGAGCTCGCTCTCGGCTCGCCCGACAAAGAGATGGAAGATAAGAAGTATCCAGAAGCGGAGAACGGCAATGGAGTCTCGTGCGTGAGAAGAGACGGTTGCAGTAAAATTGGCAATGGCGAAGTGGGGAAAGGGACCGTGAGTTCTGCAGAAGTGCAGATTCCAGCGACAGCTAACGCTTCCAACACTAACACGACGGCCGCAAATGGTCAGACTCATAGAAAGGCAAGGCGGTGCTGGTCGCCGGACTTGCATCGAAGATTTGTAAATGCCCTACAGATGCTTGGCGGCTCTCAAG CAGTGGCCACCCCAAAGCAAATCAGGGAGCTGATGAAGGTTGACGGTTTGACTAATGATGAAGTTAAAAGCCATCTCCAG AAATACAGGCTTCACACCAGACGACCCAGCCCAAGCCCACAAACAGCCGGCTCCGCCGCCCCGCAGCTGGTGGTCCTAGGTGGCATCTGGGTCCCGCCCGATTACGCCACGGCCGTTGCGCATGGCAACACGTCCCCGCTGTATGGCGCCCACCCGTCCGCCCATGCATCGCCTCACTACTGCACGCCTCCCGGCATGCCGCAGGAATTTTACTCCGCGGCAGCTTCTCACCACGAGGCGGTGCACCACCACCCCCTCCACGGCCACCACCACCAGATTCAAGTGTACAAGGGGACTTCTCATCCCCAACCACAAAGCTCGCCGGAGTCCGGGATGAGGGGCGGTGGCGGGGATGGCCAGTCAGAGAGCATCGAGGATGGCAAGTCGGAGAGCAGCAGCTGGAAGGGTGACAGCGGCGACCACGTCAACGGCGGAGATCAAAGGAATGGATTGATCACCATGAGAGATGACAACAATGAGGAGAGTAATGGGAGTGAGATCACTCTTAAGTTCTAtgacaaataa
- the LOC104438489 gene encoding myb family transcription factor EFM isoform X2: MASPSELTLECKPQSYSMLLKSFGDHHAADQTQKLEEFLARLEEERLKIDAFKRELPLCMQLLTNAVEVSKQQLQAYRANSGPRPVLEEFIPLKNSSSEGSEKTPNLSDKATWMTSAQLWSQTSNDNPNKQQSLAPKETDIGFNVSPKFSLENKSRNGGAFLPFSKERNGSCPSPSLRALPELALGSPDKEMEDKKYPEAENGNGVSCVRRDGCSKIGNGEVGKGTVSSAEVQIPATANASNTNTTAANGQTHRKARRCWSPDLHRRFVNALQMLGGSQVATPKQIRELMKVDGLTNDEVKSHLQKYRLHTRRPSPSPQTAGSAAPQLVVLGGIWVPPDYATAVAHGNTSPLYGAHPSAHASPHYCTPPGMPQEFYSAAASHHEAVHHHPLHGHHHQIQVYKGTSHPQPQSSPESGMRGGGGDGQSESIEDGKSESSSWKGDSGDHVNGGDQRNGLITMRDDNNEESNGSEITLKFYDK; encoded by the exons ATGGCTTCTCCTTCCGAACTAACCCTAGAGTGCAAGCCCCAGAGCTATTCCATGCTCCTGAAGTCATTCGGCGACCACCACGCCGCCGACCAAACCCAGAAGCTCGAGGAGTTCCTCGCCCGCCTCGAGGAGGAGCGTCTCAAGATCGACGCGTTCAAGCGCGAGCTCCCGCTCTGCATGCAGCTCCTCACCAATG CTGTAGAGGTATCAAAGCAACAGCTTCAAGCCTATAGAGCAAATTCAGGACCAAGGCCTGTTCTTGAAGAATTCATACCATTGAAAAATTCATCATCTGAGGGCTCTGAGAAGACACCAAACCTATCTGATAAGGCAACCTGGATGACATCTGCTCAATTATGGAGCCAAACGAGCAACGATAACCCCAACAAGCAACAATCATTGGCGCCTAAAGAAACCGACATCGGCTTCAACGTCAGCCCGAAGTTCAGTTTGGAAAACAAATCCAGGAACGGAGGAGCCTTCCTTCCGTTCTCCAAGGAGCGCAACGGGTCATGCCCAAGCCCAAGCTTGAGGGCTCTTCCGGAGCTCGCTCTCGGCTCGCCCGACAAAGAGATGGAAGATAAGAAGTATCCAGAAGCGGAGAACGGCAATGGAGTCTCGTGCGTGAGAAGAGACGGTTGCAGTAAAATTGGCAATGGCGAAGTGGGGAAAGGGACCGTGAGTTCTGCAGAAGTGCAGATTCCAGCGACAGCTAACGCTTCCAACACTAACACGACGGCCGCAAATGGTCAGACTCATAGAAAGGCAAGGCGGTGCTGGTCGCCGGACTTGCATCGAAGATTTGTAAATGCCCTACAGATGCTTGGCGGCTCTCAAG TGGCCACCCCAAAGCAAATCAGGGAGCTGATGAAGGTTGACGGTTTGACTAATGATGAAGTTAAAAGCCATCTCCAG AAATACAGGCTTCACACCAGACGACCCAGCCCAAGCCCACAAACAGCCGGCTCCGCCGCCCCGCAGCTGGTGGTCCTAGGTGGCATCTGGGTCCCGCCCGATTACGCCACGGCCGTTGCGCATGGCAACACGTCCCCGCTGTATGGCGCCCACCCGTCCGCCCATGCATCGCCTCACTACTGCACGCCTCCCGGCATGCCGCAGGAATTTTACTCCGCGGCAGCTTCTCACCACGAGGCGGTGCACCACCACCCCCTCCACGGCCACCACCACCAGATTCAAGTGTACAAGGGGACTTCTCATCCCCAACCACAAAGCTCGCCGGAGTCCGGGATGAGGGGCGGTGGCGGGGATGGCCAGTCAGAGAGCATCGAGGATGGCAAGTCGGAGAGCAGCAGCTGGAAGGGTGACAGCGGCGACCACGTCAACGGCGGAGATCAAAGGAATGGATTGATCACCATGAGAGATGACAACAATGAGGAGAGTAATGGGAGTGAGATCACTCTTAAGTTCTAtgacaaataa